One segment of Aquimarina sp. BL5 DNA contains the following:
- a CDS encoding YCF48-related protein, translating into MQSQTNWELLNPKPTANTGKDIEFVTANIGYIITSNELLETLDAGDNWLKKQSISSGNDMSFYNSTGYIVGNYGYVLKSIDNGITWNQISTGFSGSFNTVNIIDTNNIILSTSNGIVKTNDGGTTWESLSIPNSGVNKTSFTSPLIGHAVCNEGTILKTIDGGQNWYTTQSTNTFPSDFFTVYFINENIGFATREHDDMFKTIDAGETWVEISGPGEAIYDFHFLDENIGFVTGDHGATYKTNNGGNTWSQIFFQNGFVYNTSMYGIYFQDTNIGYATGARGRIIKTIDGGNTWTPHSMTYIDFRQIQFLDSNTGYAQSRNNFYKTIDGGDNWSLVGSLSLGTSVSSSDFTFVNENLGYATTGGTYGGHVFKTIDGGVTWIDLNNGYDIIDEGITSIFFLDENNGFISGGFNQRRVMKTVDGGINWTQVESISFGQIQFVNNQIGYAHRIGYSNGRMYKTTDGGNTWSVNFEADEEINAFHFVDENNGYFVGDQGLIYKTNDGGNNWKELDIPYDWYTQVKFYSKNVGYIADEDGKLYKTENGGVYWEYLTRQYKINSIELINDKIYTAGTNGKIYRSDVEYETIVLHVNPVDNIYNSSASLTGNVASNGESISNIQFEYSLDYSFSNIISTTPNTVDSNELLNVSVNLSNLESNTTYYFRLSGTQSSNIEYSEILSFTTLPDYEITTNFAFNYSATTAEISGNILSNEHDITNVEFQYGLSSDTFTNTVVGTPELVVGNTNENIIASLNNLQPETQYYYRIKATHQGEDIYGDVQSFTTYPEYNINLYLPNINGTDVTLSAYLTSYNQDITDIVFEYGSIDYENNISTTPSQINANSSSLVNTTITGLDTSLNYYYRLKAIHNGETIYSEESVFNFSEDIIMTIGTIEGIQDNSLEMKGLINSYGAYLTNIHFEYGVTNSFGSSIVGTPNYAFGYNTNLIVGLIDNPLPNQTYYYRLVATNNENIIYSDTYQFTTATLGLTDFDLERSISIYPNPTTDFVNIKSNVSEKVKFIEFYNALGQRVYYENTSNISDIKIDVSNFRKGIYFVKVNFESTKMVLSKLILN; encoded by the coding sequence ATGCAATCTCAAACAAACTGGGAATTGTTAAACCCAAAACCAACAGCTAATACTGGTAAAGATATTGAGTTTGTTACAGCTAACATTGGATATATAATAACTTCAAATGAATTATTAGAAACATTGGATGCTGGTGATAATTGGTTAAAAAAACAAAGCATCTCTAGTGGAAATGATATGAGTTTCTACAACTCAACTGGTTATATAGTTGGGAATTATGGATATGTTTTGAAATCTATAGATAACGGAATAACTTGGAATCAAATATCGACAGGTTTTAGTGGTTCTTTTAATACTGTAAATATTATTGATACTAATAATATTATATTATCAACTTCAAACGGTATCGTAAAAACTAATGATGGAGGAACCACATGGGAAAGTTTGAGTATTCCAAATTCTGGAGTTAATAAAACATCTTTTACTAGTCCATTAATTGGACACGCTGTGTGCAATGAAGGAACAATCTTAAAAACTATTGATGGAGGACAAAATTGGTATACAACGCAAAGTACAAATACATTTCCTTCAGATTTTTTTACTGTCTACTTTATAAATGAAAATATCGGATTCGCAACAAGAGAGCACGATGACATGTTTAAAACGATAGATGCTGGCGAAACCTGGGTAGAAATTTCAGGTCCAGGAGAAGCTATCTACGATTTTCATTTTCTAGATGAAAACATAGGCTTTGTAACAGGAGACCACGGAGCAACATATAAAACAAATAATGGTGGAAATACATGGAGTCAGATCTTTTTTCAAAATGGATTTGTTTATAACACTTCTATGTATGGGATTTACTTCCAAGATACTAACATTGGTTATGCTACTGGTGCTCGTGGTCGTATTATTAAAACTATAGATGGAGGTAATACTTGGACACCTCATTCAATGACCTATATTGATTTTAGACAAATACAGTTCCTAGACAGCAACACAGGTTATGCTCAATCAAGAAATAATTTTTACAAGACGATAGATGGCGGAGATAACTGGTCTTTAGTTGGTTCATTAAGTTTAGGTACATCAGTAAGTAGTAGTGATTTTACTTTTGTAAATGAAAACTTAGGCTACGCAACTACAGGAGGAACATATGGTGGGCATGTTTTTAAAACTATAGACGGTGGAGTTACATGGATAGATTTGAACAATGGTTATGACATTATTGATGAAGGAATAACTTCCATTTTTTTTCTTGACGAGAACAATGGCTTTATTTCAGGTGGTTTTAATCAAAGGAGAGTTATGAAAACTGTTGATGGTGGTATTAACTGGACTCAAGTCGAATCCATCTCATTTGGTCAAATCCAGTTTGTCAATAACCAAATAGGGTACGCACATAGGATTGGATATTCAAATGGCAGAATGTATAAAACTACAGATGGGGGTAATACTTGGAGTGTTAATTTTGAAGCAGATGAAGAAATTAACGCATTTCATTTTGTCGATGAGAATAATGGGTATTTTGTTGGAGATCAAGGCTTAATCTACAAAACTAATGATGGCGGAAACAACTGGAAAGAGTTAGACATTCCTTATGATTGGTATACTCAAGTTAAATTTTATTCAAAAAATGTTGGTTACATAGCTGACGAAGATGGTAAGCTATATAAAACAGAAAATGGTGGAGTATATTGGGAATATCTAACGAGACAATATAAAATCAATTCTATCGAACTCATTAATGATAAAATCTATACTGCAGGTACAAATGGTAAAATTTATAGAAGTGATGTGGAATATGAAACTATAGTTTTACACGTCAACCCTGTTGATAACATCTATAATTCAAGTGCTAGTTTAACCGGTAATGTTGCTTCGAATGGCGAATCTATTTCTAACATCCAGTTTGAATATAGTCTCGATTATTCTTTTAGTAATATAATTTCAACAACTCCTAATACAGTTGATTCAAATGAACTTTTAAATGTTTCTGTGAATTTATCAAACCTGGAATCTAACACTACATATTACTTTAGACTATCTGGAACACAAAGTTCAAATATAGAGTATAGCGAGATTTTGAGTTTCACGACACTTCCTGATTATGAAATAACAACAAATTTTGCTTTTAATTATTCGGCAACTACTGCAGAAATATCAGGTAATATTCTTTCCAATGAACATGATATTACAAATGTAGAATTTCAATATGGATTAAGCTCTGATACTTTTACTAATACTGTAGTTGGGACGCCAGAATTAGTAGTTGGCAATACAAATGAGAATATTATTGCTAGTTTAAATAATTTACAACCTGAGACACAATACTATTATAGAATCAAAGCAACTCATCAAGGAGAAGATATTTATGGGGACGTACAATCTTTTACAACATACCCTGAATATAACATAAATCTATATCTTCCAAATATCAATGGAACTGATGTTACGCTATCAGCGTATTTAACTTCCTACAATCAAGATATAACTGATATTGTTTTTGAATACGGATCTATCGATTACGAAAATAATATCTCAACTACCCCATCACAAATCAACGCTAACAGTTCATCACTTGTTAATACCACTATAACTGGTTTAGATACAAGTTTAAATTACTATTATAGATTAAAAGCTATCCATAATGGAGAGACTATTTATAGCGAAGAAAGTGTTTTTAATTTCTCAGAAGATATCATTATGACAATTGGCACAATTGAAGGAATTCAAGACAATTCTTTAGAAATGAAGGGATTAATTAATAGCTATGGTGCTTATTTAACAAATATCCATTTCGAGTATGGAGTCACAAACAGTTTTGGTTCATCAATAGTAGGAACGCCAAATTATGCTTTCGGTTATAATACTAATCTGATAGTTGGTTTAATCGACAATCCGTTACCTAATCAAACTTATTATTATAGGTTAGTTGCCACTAATAATGAAAATATAATCTATTCCGATACTTATCAATTTACAACAGCTACACTTGGCCTGACAGATTTTGATTTAGAAAGAAGCATATCAATATATCCAAATCCAACAACTGATTTTGTAAATATTAAATCTAATGTTTCTGAAAAAGTTAAGTTTATAGAATTCTATAATGCTTTAGGTCAACGTGTTTACTATGAGAATACTTCTAATATCTCTGATATAAAAATTGATGTATCAAATTTTAGAAAAGGAATATACTTTGTAAAAGTAAATTTTGAAAGTACCAAAATGGTATTGTCGAAATTGATATTGAATTAA
- a CDS encoding ankyrin repeat domain-containing protein, producing the protein MSLLKNIYSSTNPEKNIGTKLYRALYESNKDKLVELIETYNIDINKFVAFSNSDSILINATDCSSESRNSKEQIDIINYLIDSNVNINWKNKYGYSALHIALEYHDLSKIALVLIKSGRIEINEAEEKNGNSPIFTAIREYNKTWREEQKALNQLRLEIIEELLKLGANLDQVNNHGISSRRWIQISEDEKLHSLIKKYDKK; encoded by the coding sequence ATGAGTTTATTAAAAAACATATATTCTTCAACAAATCCTGAGAAAAATATAGGAACTAAATTGTATAGGGCTTTATATGAATCAAATAAAGACAAACTGGTTGAATTAATTGAAACTTATAATATCGATATTAATAAGTTTGTAGCCTTTTCTAATTCTGACTCTATTTTAATAAACGCAACAGATTGTTCATCTGAATCAAGAAACTCCAAAGAACAAATTGACATAATAAATTATTTAATTGATAGTAATGTTAATATAAACTGGAAAAACAAATATGGATACAGTGCTTTACATATAGCTCTTGAATATCATGATCTTTCAAAAATAGCATTAGTTTTAATTAAAAGTGGAAGAATAGAAATCAATGAAGCTGAAGAAAAAAATGGAAATAGCCCAATTTTCACTGCAATAAGAGAATATAACAAAACCTGGAGAGAAGAACAAAAAGCGCTGAATCAACTTCGATTGGAAATTATTGAGGAATTATTAAAGCTTGGCGCAAATCTAGATCAAGTAAATAATCACGGAATTTCATCAAGACGTTGGATTCAGATTTCGGAAGATGAAAAATTACATAGTTTGATTAAAAAATATGACAAGAAATAA
- a CDS encoding LysE family translocator, whose protein sequence is MIPINDLILFGLAALIMVLSPGPNMIYLISRSLSQGKKAGIISLFGVMCGFLFHILMVSFGLTAIFFAVPYAFVVVKFLGVAYLLYLAYNTVKSKNKIFDADQNLKSDKPLKLFNIGLLTNILNPKMAVFYLSFFPQFIKPEYGSILGQSFQLGIIQIIISFSVNFLIVISAAKMASWFSKKPIWLRIQKWFMASVLTGLAMKMAFAKVK, encoded by the coding sequence ATGATACCAATTAATGATTTAATACTATTTGGATTAGCAGCATTGATAATGGTACTTTCTCCTGGTCCGAATATGATTTATTTAATCTCTAGGTCTTTATCGCAAGGAAAAAAAGCTGGAATCATCTCTCTTTTCGGGGTAATGTGCGGATTTTTATTCCATATACTTATGGTCTCTTTTGGGCTTACTGCAATATTTTTTGCTGTTCCTTATGCTTTTGTTGTGGTTAAATTTCTTGGAGTAGCATACTTATTATATTTAGCCTATAACACTGTGAAATCTAAAAACAAAATTTTTGACGCTGACCAAAACTTGAAATCAGACAAACCTCTTAAACTCTTTAACATTGGACTTTTGACAAATATCTTAAATCCCAAAATGGCAGTATTTTATCTTTCATTTTTTCCTCAATTTATAAAACCAGAATATGGCTCTATATTAGGTCAAAGTTTTCAACTTGGAATTATACAAATAATAATAAGTTTTTCTGTTAATTTTCTGATCGTCATATCGGCCGCTAAAATGGCAAGTTGGTTCTCGAAAAAACCAATTTGGTTAAGAATACAAAAGTGGTTTATGGCTTCTGTATTGACTGGACTCGCTATGAAAATGGCATTCGCAAAAGTGAAATAA
- a CDS encoding FAD-dependent monooxygenase, protein MTENITIIGGGIGGLVTALSFDKLNIPYTLYERAASLEAVGAGIWLSPNALQVLQWINPSLLQEIQNAGNTLNRILVADHKFNPISDSNQDFVQEKFGFTTMAIHRGKLQEILYKYVKQENIELGKEFKEYSQDSEKSIRLYFIDGSHINTNAIIGADGIKSKIRKQLFPNSKLRYSGQTCWRGISNYDLDPQLESVGFTLWGEKLQFGVSKIANGKVYWFAVKLSQPNLTDDEKSLKIILTNMFSEYPPLVTYLIENTPNEKIFRDDLSDLELLNKWNLGSICLIGDAAHSITPDLGQGGAQAIEDAFYLSNFIKKTNTLDTAFDKFYNYRKTKVEKLVKQSRFTSKISITNRFLEIIRNFILRKTPESYMKKQMLEMYKLDKTIVS, encoded by the coding sequence ATGACAGAAAATATAACTATAATTGGCGGAGGAATTGGAGGTTTAGTAACAGCATTGTCCTTTGATAAATTAAATATTCCATATACATTATACGAAAGAGCAGCTTCATTGGAAGCAGTTGGAGCAGGAATATGGTTATCACCAAATGCTTTACAAGTTTTACAATGGATTAACCCTTCCCTACTACAGGAAATTCAAAATGCTGGAAATACTCTTAATAGAATTTTGGTGGCGGACCATAAATTTAACCCGATATCGGATTCCAATCAAGATTTTGTACAAGAAAAATTTGGTTTTACTACAATGGCTATTCATAGGGGAAAGTTACAGGAAATTTTATATAAATATGTAAAACAAGAAAATATTGAATTAGGTAAAGAATTCAAAGAATACTCACAGGATAGCGAAAAATCTATAAGGTTATATTTTATAGATGGTTCTCATATAAATACAAATGCAATAATTGGTGCAGACGGAATTAAGTCCAAAATAAGGAAACAACTATTTCCTAATAGTAAATTAAGATATTCAGGACAAACCTGTTGGAGGGGCATTTCTAACTATGATTTAGATCCTCAACTAGAGTCTGTAGGTTTTACCTTGTGGGGTGAAAAATTGCAATTTGGTGTGTCTAAAATTGCAAATGGAAAAGTATATTGGTTTGCTGTAAAACTAAGTCAACCTAACTTAACCGATGATGAAAAAAGCCTCAAAATTATTCTAACAAACATGTTCTCAGAATACCCTCCTCTTGTAACTTATCTAATTGAAAACACACCAAATGAGAAAATTTTTAGAGATGACCTTTCTGATTTAGAATTACTAAATAAATGGAACCTGGGAAGTATATGCCTAATTGGAGATGCTGCTCATAGTATAACGCCAGATTTAGGGCAAGGTGGCGCTCAAGCAATTGAAGATGCATTTTATCTATCAAACTTCATCAAAAAAACTAATACGTTAGATACAGCATTCGATAAATTTTATAATTATAGAAAGACGAAAGTTGAAAAATTAGTAAAACAATCAAGATTCACATCAAAAATCTCAATAACAAATAGATTTTTGGAAATCATTCGAAATTTTATTCTTAGAAAAACACCTGAATCTTATATGAAAAAACAGATGTTAGAAATGTATAAACTGGACAAAACTATTGTCAGCTAG
- a CDS encoding DJ-1/PfpI family protein yields MKKTITLLTLTLILLSCSERTKTNSEKTIITKTSIQEKITEKPINQNLPTIGILIFEGIIINEVVAPLDVFSNPTIDNKNLFNVITIAKKNKTYKSAHGLKIIPDFVIEDIPKLKVLVVPSSYNPADQTSDEKLVNFIKEQNKSTDYIASHCAGAFLIGASGIADNKEIVTYVTGGESLKENYPNLQVVDDTKFSVVQDGKFISSNGSLVSYIASFDLLEKLTSKEHRKFVETSILFDRIKK; encoded by the coding sequence ATGAAAAAAACAATCACATTACTCACACTAACATTAATACTTTTAAGTTGTTCAGAACGAACAAAAACCAATTCTGAAAAAACAATAATAACTAAAACTTCAATACAAGAAAAAATAACAGAAAAGCCTATTAACCAAAATTTACCAACCATAGGAATACTAATCTTTGAAGGAATAATAATTAATGAAGTAGTTGCTCCATTAGATGTCTTTTCTAATCCTACCATTGATAATAAGAATCTTTTTAACGTAATAACAATTGCAAAAAAAAATAAAACTTATAAAAGCGCTCATGGATTAAAAATAATACCAGATTTTGTGATTGAAGATATTCCTAAATTAAAAGTTTTAGTTGTACCAAGTTCATACAATCCTGCCGACCAAACTTCTGATGAAAAATTAGTGAATTTTATTAAAGAACAGAATAAATCAACTGATTATATAGCTAGCCATTGTGCAGGAGCATTTTTAATTGGAGCATCAGGAATTGCTGACAATAAAGAAATAGTTACCTATGTTACTGGTGGAGAGTCTTTAAAAGAAAATTATCCCAATTTACAAGTTGTTGACGATACTAAATTTTCTGTTGTTCAAGATGGAAAATTTATTTCGTCGAATGGTAGCTTAGTAAGTTATATCGCCTCGTTTGATTTGTTAGAAAAACTAACAAGTAAAGAACATAGAAAATTTGTCGAAACATCAATACTATTTGATAGAATAAAAAAATAA
- a CDS encoding DUF6463 family protein yields the protein MKPFNGKILIYTGIAHCLLGISPFAFGKQFSAFSKNYFFKISDGIFEFPLLNGIMNYENFASFWFVYFGILIILIGILVNYIENTHKLVPRKFIITYLIAVLIGVYMIPFSGMTFLMLPHAIYMFYQGRRNKIKV from the coding sequence ATGAAGCCATTTAATGGTAAAATACTAATTTATACAGGAATTGCGCATTGTCTACTAGGTATATCACCTTTTGCTTTTGGAAAACAATTTTCAGCATTTTCTAAAAACTACTTTTTCAAAATTAGTGATGGAATTTTTGAATTCCCGTTATTGAATGGAATAATGAACTATGAAAATTTTGCTTCTTTTTGGTTTGTATATTTTGGGATTTTAATTATCCTCATTGGAATTCTTGTAAATTATATAGAAAACACACATAAATTAGTTCCAAGAAAATTCATAATCACGTATTTAATTGCTGTATTAATTGGTGTTTATATGATTCCTTTTTCCGGCATGACATTTCTTATGTTACCACACGCAATATATATGTTTTATCAAGGTAGAAGAAACAAAATTAAAGTATAA
- a CDS encoding Crp/Fnr family transcriptional regulator: MIEIINKIALNYCSLNKLTISNWEVNSKIIEYRKGEQIVSEGQKRHKLFYVIKGSLKAYYMNEDKKIIDWFAFGNEFITSSTSYFTDEPSLHFIETMEDCIILETEKNKVEMLCKNNHDFEHLFRLILSKVIVQFRYRVVSIQFKTVKQRYDSLIKQYPQIELTVPLGDIASYLGITQETLSRIRASYS; the protein is encoded by the coding sequence TTGATTGAAATAATAAATAAAATAGCATTGAATTATTGCAGTCTTAACAAATTAACAATATCCAATTGGGAAGTTAATAGTAAAATAATTGAATATAGAAAAGGAGAGCAAATAGTAAGTGAAGGACAAAAAAGGCATAAATTATTTTATGTAATAAAAGGTTCTTTAAAAGCATACTACATGAATGAAGATAAAAAAATAATAGATTGGTTTGCTTTCGGAAATGAGTTTATAACTTCAAGCACAAGTTATTTCACCGACGAACCAAGTCTTCATTTTATCGAAACTATGGAGGATTGTATTATTCTTGAAACTGAAAAAAATAAAGTAGAAATGCTTTGTAAGAATAATCACGATTTCGAACATTTATTTCGTCTTATCTTATCAAAAGTAATCGTTCAATTTAGATATAGAGTTGTTTCTATTCAATTTAAAACTGTTAAACAACGATATGACAGTTTAATAAAACAATATCCACAAATTGAATTAACAGTACCACTTGGAGATATTGCATCTTATTTAGGAATCACACAAGAAACTTTAAGCAGAATAAGAGCATCTTACTCATAA
- a CDS encoding lipopolysaccharide assembly protein LapB yields the protein MNIFKKHFSKTNAKHLFKLGHEEYKKGKIDNAIKLYTKAIEKFNDHIPSLYSRGSLYIDIFQWDKALADLEKVYKLDSKAYNIHFLLGVCQCSTGNEKIGIENLKKQIELTPKSPDLYWNMAIFNLRNEKYDLAFKDINTALEITPKNPYLHSIKGKILEKKGLIDKAEESYLIGANLEKKSGDSTGKLKEFYKRTDNITGCIKMIEKILEAFPYEPEILNEGGDLYRIKGDLVKAKEYYERAKNAGWENANEKLLKINSQE from the coding sequence GTGAATATTTTTAAAAAACACTTTTCAAAAACAAATGCTAAACATCTGTTTAAATTGGGGCATGAGGAGTATAAAAAAGGGAAAATAGATAATGCAATCAAACTCTATACTAAAGCGATAGAGAAATTTAATGATCATATTCCTAGTTTATATTCAAGGGGCTCTTTATACATAGATATATTTCAATGGGATAAGGCATTAGCGGACTTAGAAAAAGTATATAAATTAGATTCAAAAGCTTACAACATACATTTTTTATTAGGAGTTTGTCAATGCTCTACTGGAAATGAAAAAATTGGTATTGAGAATCTGAAAAAACAAATTGAATTAACTCCAAAAAGTCCAGATCTCTATTGGAACATGGCTATATTTAATCTAAGAAATGAAAAATATGATCTTGCATTTAAAGATATTAATACGGCTCTTGAAATTACACCTAAAAACCCTTATTTACATTCTATAAAAGGTAAGATATTAGAAAAAAAAGGCCTAATCGATAAAGCTGAGGAAAGTTATCTTATAGGGGCTAATCTTGAAAAAAAGTCCGGAGATTCAACAGGTAAATTAAAAGAGTTTTATAAACGAACAGATAATATTACTGGGTGTATTAAGATGATTGAAAAGATCCTTGAAGCGTTTCCTTATGAGCCTGAAATTTTAAATGAGGGTGGAGATTTGTATAGAATCAAAGGGGATTTGGTCAAGGCGAAAGAATATTATGAAAGGGCAAAAAATGCGGGTTGGGAAAATGCGAATGAAAAATTATTGAAAATTAATTCCCAAGAATAA
- a CDS encoding type IA DNA topoisomerase, producing the protein MKVCIAEKPSVAREIATVLGANTKRDGYYEGNGYAVTYTFGHLCTLYEPNDYKPYWKSWDLNNLPMLPEKFKTKVVDNQGIQKQFNIVKSLFDKATLIINCGDAGQEGELIQRWVIHQAGYTGEIQRLWISSLTTEAIKEGFNNLKPSEQYDNLYYAGFSRAIGDWLLGMNATRLYTVKHGGYKQVLSIGRVQTPSLAMVVNRYKEILNFKPQPYWELQTLYRDTLFSYEEGRFLKKEDGELLANKVKESDFEIVSITKKDGKEYAPKLFDLTGLQVYCNTKFGFSADETLKIVQKLYEQKVVTYPRVDTTFLPNDVYPKVPGILEKLTDYNTLTKPLLGKKIKKSAKVFNDKKVTDHHAIIPTGEQMNLQYNQKQVYDIITKRFIAVFYDDCKVANTTVIGKADTVSFKTTGKVILEKGWRVVFENPNAPNKKETGILPVFVKGEKGPHEPSFLEKETKPPKQFTEATLLRAMETAGKQVDDDEMRELMKENGIGRPSTRANIIETLFKRKYIERNKKQILPTNTGIQLIDTIQNKLLTSAELTGRWEKQLKEIEKGTFNAGAFIKNMKQMVDHLVYEVRTEKVRANISHTTTQKQKKVIKKASGITTESCPKCNKGKILKGKSAYGCSTFKEGCDFQLPFSYLNKKISEKQYIRLLKKGCTVNLKGFKTDAGSAEGLLRFDTDFKILLEPKKASPTPTSDTTTDQMPCPKCSNGYILKGKTAYGCSEFKNGCDFRCSFETVRTKAIGKPMSKELVYAILKKNLN; encoded by the coding sequence ATGAAGGTTTGTATAGCCGAAAAACCAAGTGTTGCACGAGAAATTGCTACCGTTCTGGGAGCTAATACAAAGCGTGATGGTTATTATGAAGGAAATGGATATGCGGTTACCTATACTTTTGGACACTTATGTACTTTATATGAACCTAATGACTACAAACCGTATTGGAAAAGTTGGGATCTGAATAATCTGCCTATGCTTCCGGAAAAGTTTAAAACCAAGGTGGTGGATAATCAAGGGATTCAAAAACAATTTAATATTGTAAAGTCCCTGTTTGATAAAGCTACTTTGATAATCAATTGTGGTGATGCAGGACAAGAAGGAGAATTGATACAACGATGGGTGATTCATCAAGCTGGTTATACTGGAGAAATACAACGTTTATGGATTTCCTCACTAACTACTGAAGCGATAAAAGAAGGGTTTAATAATCTAAAACCATCTGAGCAATATGATAATTTATATTACGCGGGCTTCTCTAGAGCAATTGGTGATTGGTTATTAGGAATGAATGCTACCAGATTATATACAGTGAAACACGGTGGATATAAGCAAGTATTATCCATAGGAAGAGTGCAAACTCCTAGTTTGGCAATGGTAGTAAATCGATATAAGGAGATCCTAAACTTTAAACCACAGCCCTACTGGGAACTGCAGACATTATATAGAGATACATTGTTTAGTTATGAAGAAGGACGTTTCTTAAAAAAAGAAGATGGCGAATTGTTAGCCAATAAGGTAAAAGAAAGTGATTTTGAGATTGTTTCTATTACTAAAAAAGATGGGAAAGAATATGCACCAAAATTATTTGACCTTACAGGATTACAAGTATATTGTAATACAAAGTTTGGATTTTCTGCAGATGAAACCTTAAAAATTGTTCAGAAGTTATATGAACAAAAGGTAGTTACCTATCCTAGAGTGGATACGACTTTTTTACCAAATGATGTATATCCTAAAGTTCCAGGAATTCTAGAAAAACTAACAGATTATAATACGCTAACAAAACCGTTGTTAGGTAAAAAGATTAAAAAATCTGCCAAAGTTTTTAATGACAAAAAAGTCACAGATCACCACGCAATTATTCCTACTGGAGAACAAATGAACCTGCAATACAATCAAAAACAGGTATATGATATTATTACAAAACGTTTTATAGCTGTTTTCTATGATGATTGTAAGGTTGCAAATACCACTGTGATTGGAAAGGCGGATACTGTCTCTTTTAAAACAACTGGTAAAGTGATTTTAGAAAAAGGATGGCGCGTTGTTTTTGAAAATCCTAATGCACCTAATAAAAAAGAAACTGGAATTCTTCCTGTCTTTGTAAAAGGAGAAAAAGGGCCTCACGAACCTTCTTTTCTAGAAAAAGAAACCAAACCTCCTAAACAGTTTACGGAAGCTACCTTGCTTAGAGCTATGGAAACAGCTGGTAAACAAGTTGATGATGATGAGATGCGAGAATTGATGAAGGAAAACGGTATTGGAAGACCTTCCACCAGAGCAAATATTATAGAAACACTTTTTAAGCGTAAGTATATAGAGCGAAATAAAAAGCAAATCCTACCCACAAATACTGGTATTCAACTAATTGACACCATACAAAACAAACTACTGACTTCTGCCGAATTAACCGGAAGATGGGAAAAGCAACTAAAGGAGATTGAGAAAGGTACTTTTAATGCAGGAGCGTTTATAAAAAACATGAAACAAATGGTAGATCATTTGGTTTATGAAGTGAGAACCGAAAAAGTAAGAGCCAATATATCTCATACTACTACTCAAAAACAAAAAAAAGTAATAAAAAAGGCTTCCGGAATCACTACAGAATCATGCCCAAAATGTAACAAAGGAAAGATCCTAAAAGGAAAGTCTGCATATGGTTGTAGCACGTTTAAAGAAGGATGTGATTTTCAATTACCTTTTAGCTATCTAAATAAGAAAATATCCGAAAAACAATATATCCGCTTATTGAAAAAAGGATGTACTGTTAATCTAAAAGGGTTCAAAACTGATGCAGGTTCTGCAGAAGGGTTGTTGCGTTTTGATACCGATTTTAAAATACTTTTAGAACCAAAGAAAGCTTCTCCCACTCCAACATCGGATACAACAACTGATCAAATGCCTTGTCCTAAATGCAGTAACGGATATATCCTTAAAGGTAAAACAGCTTATGGATGTAGTGAATTTAAAAATGGTTGTGATTTTAGATGTTCTTTTGAAACAGTCAGAACTAAAGCCATAGGAAAACCTATGTCTAAAGAATTGGTCTATGCTATTTTGAAAAAAAATCTAAACTAA